The stretch of DNA GGCGCCCAGGCGCGAGCCCAGCGCGGCACCCACCAGCATGACCACCAGCGGCGTGAACGTGAACGGCACCGCCGTAAACGGCACGACCACCGTAAACTGGGCAGCAAGCGCGGTCAGCGCCACGGCAAAGACCACAGCGGCTGCGCGGGCCATCGGCACAAACGAAGCCGACGCGGAGGCGCCGAGCGACACATCGAGAAGGGACCCGCGGACAATGTTCACAGACATGCACCTGGATTCTAACGAATGCGCACCGCACTGACAATCGCCGGCAGCGACTCCGGCGGCGGCGCCGGCATCCAGGCCGACCTCAAGACGTTTGCCGCATTCGGCGTGTACGGCCTGTCGGCCATCACCGCGATCACGGCCCAGAACACGCGTGGGGTGACCGCTGTGCACGCACTGGATCCCGCGCTCGTCGTCGCCCAAATCGAGGCCGTGTGGTCGGACCTGGCTCCGGCCGCTACGAAAATCGGCATGCTGGCGAACACCGCAATCATCGAAGCGGTGACTGACGCGCTCACGCGACTCAGCCTGCCGCTCGTGGTGCTCGACCCGGTCATGGTGGCCAAAGGTGGCGACCACCTGCTCGAATCATCTGCCGTGGACGCCCTGCGCACCCGGCTGATACCCCTGGCCACCGTGCTCACCCCTAACGTTCCCGAGGCGGAAGTGTTGACGGGCCTGACCATCACCAGCATCGCGGACCAGCGTGAAGCCGCGGCGCGTCTCGTCGGCCTGGGTGCCCGCGTTGCCATAGTCAAGGGCGGGCACATGACGGGCCGCGCGGTGGACGTCTGGCACGACGGTTCGCGCGTGATCGAACTGGACGCCGAACGCATCGACACGCCGCATACCCACGGCACCGGGTGCACGTTTTCATCAGCCGTGGCCGCGTGCCTGGCGCTTGGCGCTGACCCTGAAGAAGCGGCGCGCCGCGCGAAGGCGTACGTGACCGGCGCCATCCGGAACGCGCCGGGCCTGGGCCACGGACACGGACCGCTCAATCACTTCTGGAATCTGGGACAATAGCCGCATGTTCACGCCCGACACCTATCGCGCCCGCCGCAACCGCCTGAAAAAAGACGTCGGCTCCGGTCTCCTGCTCTTCCTCGGCAACGAGGAAGTCGGGATGAACTACACCGCCAACATCTACCCCTTCCGCCAGGACAGCACGTTCCTCTACTTCTGGGCGGTCGACCAGCCCGGCCTGGCCGCTCTCATCGACATCGATCAGGACACCGAGACGCTGTTTGGCGACGACCAGACAGTGGCCGACGTTGTGTGGTCAGGACCGCTGCCGACGCTGGCGGATCGGTGCGCACCCGCCGGCATCGCCGCACACGCGTCGTCGAGCGCGCTTGCGGATCGCCTTTCGGAAGCCATTCGCCAGGGCCGCAAGGTGCACTTTCTTGCGCCGTATCGCGCCGAGCACACCGAAAAACTCTCCGCACTGCTAGGTTTGCACGGCACGATGGCGCGCGCCTATCGGTCGGAGGTTTTCCATAAGGCGATCGTCGCGCAGCGCAGCTACAAGACGGCCGAGGAAGTGGCGGACCTTGATGCGGCCGTCAACGTCTCAAAAGAGATGTACGCAGCCGCCATGCGTGCCGCGCGTCCCGGCAAGTATGAGTACGAGGTCGTCGCCGAGATTGCACGCGTCGCGCTCGCCCACGGCGGCCGGTTCTCGTTTCCGCCGATTTGTTCGGTGCACGGCGAAACGCTGCACAATCCGTTCTACCGCAACCAGATGCAGGCCGGCGACGTGATGATTCTCGATTCAGGCGCCGAGACCTCGCACTACAACGCCAGCGACATCACACGCACCATCCCTGTTGGCGGCACATTCACCGCGCAACAGAAACTCGTCTACGAAATGGTGCTGCGTGCGCAATTGGCTGCCATTGATGCTGTCAAGCCGGGCGTGCGTTATCTGGACGTGCACCTGCTGGCCGCCCGGTCGTTTGCCACAGACCTCAAGGCGGCAGGCCTCATGAAAGGTGACGTGGACGAGGCCGTCGCGGCCGGCGCACATGCGATGTTTTTCCCCCACGGGCTCGGTCACATGCTGGGCATGGACGTGCACGACATGGAGAACCTCGAAGAGCGCCTCGTCGGTTACCGGCCCGGCCTCGATCGCAGCACCCAGTTTGGCCTGGGCTATCTCCGGCTAGCCCGCGAAGTGGAGCCCGGATTTGTGCTCACCGTGGAGCCCGGCCTCTATTTCATTCCTGCGCTGATCGATCAGTGGAAGGCCGACGGCACACACACCGCGTTCATCAACTTCGCGGAAGTCGAGAAATTCCGCGACGCCCGGGGATACCGCATCGAAGACGATGTGCTCGTGACCGAGGGCGGCCATCGCGTGCTCGGTCAGCCCATACCGAAGACCGTGGCCGACGTCGAAGCCGCGTGCCGGGGCTGAAGCGGTGTCGACATCGGTGTAGCCGGGTCTTCAGACCCGGCTACACGCATGTCGAAGCCGCCCTGGAACGCTGACACGTATACTGGTTTGATGCTGGCGGTGACCCGCGCCCCGTTGTCTGTTGACGCCCTCACCGCGGAGGTGGAGGCGTCCGTCCGCACGCGTGGCGAAGGGTGCGGCGCCCTCGCGTCGTTCCTGGGCGTGGTGCGCGCCACCCATCAGGGCCGCGCGGTCAGGTATCTCGAGTACGAGGCCTTCGACGCGCTTGCCCTCAAAGTCTTCGCGCAGATTCAAGCTGAGGCCGCGGACCGTTGGCCTGGCGCCGCGCTCGGCATCGCGCATCGCGTGGGCCGCCTCTCCATCGGCGAGGCCAGCGTCGTCATCGTCGCGGCCACGGCCCACCGTGCAGAATCGTTTCAGGTATGCCGGTACGCCATCGAACGGATCAAACAGATCGCGCCGGTGTGGAAGCATGAATTTTTTGAGGACGGCGAGGCCTGGGTCGAAGGCGCAGTCGTGAATCCCGATGATGAGGCCGCGCGGGCGCGGGCGCTGGAGATCGCATGCGCGTAACCGTGCGCCTCTTCGCACGGCTGCGCGAGCTGGCCGGGGCAGAAAGCCTGATGGTGGAGGTGCCCACTCCGGCAACGGCCGCGACGGTGTGGCGTGCCTTGTGTGTCACGGCGCCGGCGCTGGCCCCGTTCGAGCGCGCGGTGTCGTGCGCGATCAATACCAACTTTTCGCGAATGTCCCAGCCGGTGGCCGACGGTGACGATGTCGCATTTCTTCCGCCGGTGTCCGGCGGGTGATGGAAACGTATGACTCCGCAAGTCAGTGAAAAACTCAAGTCGATGGAGGCGCGGTACGAAGAGCTGATGCGCATGGTCAGCGATCCGGCCATCCAGGCGGACCAGACCACGTACCGCACGCATACCAAGGCGCTGGTGGAACTTCAGCCCGTGGTTGAGGGCTACCAGCTCTGGCGCTCGCTCGATCGTCAGCTGGCGGAAAACCGCGAACTGGCCGACAGTGACGATGCGGAGATGGTGGCGTTGGCCAAGGAAGAAATTCCCGGGCTCGAGGCGCGCATCGAGGCGCTCGAGGGCAAACTCAAGCTGCTGTTGGTGCCGAGGGACCCCAATGACGACCGCAACGTTGTGCTCGAGTTGCGAGCCGGCACGGGCGGCGACGAGGCCGCGCTGTTTGCCGGCGATCTGTATCGCATGTATTCGCGTTACGCCGAACGACAGGGCTGGAAGATCGATGTCCACTCGATGAGTGAAAACGGCATCGGCGGCCTGAAGGAAGTGGTGGCATCGGTGGAAGGACGCGGCGTCTACGGCATGCTCAAACATGAGAGCGGCGTCCACCGGGTGCAGCGCGTGCCCACGACCGAAGCCAGCGGGCGCATTCATACGTCAACAGCCACAGTCGCCGTGTTGCCTGAAGCCGAGGAAGTGGACGTCCAGATCGAAGCGAAAGACCTCCGCATCGACACGTTCTGTTCCAGCGGCCCCGGCGGCCAGAGCGTCAACACCACGTACTCCGCGGTGCGCATCACGCACCTGCCCACCGGCGTGGTGGTTTCGCAGCAGGATGAGAAGTCGCAGATCAAGAACCGGCAGAAGGCCATGAAGGTGCTTCGCTCCCGGCTGTACGAGATGGAGTTGCGCAAGCAACAG from Acidobacteriota bacterium encodes:
- a CDS encoding molybdenum cofactor biosynthesis protein MoaE, whose translation is MLAVTRAPLSVDALTAEVEASVRTRGEGCGALASFLGVVRATHQGRAVRYLEYEAFDALALKVFAQIQAEAADRWPGAALGIAHRVGRLSIGEASVVIVAATAHRAESFQVCRYAIERIKQIAPVWKHEFFEDGEAWVEGAVVNPDDEAARARALEIACA
- a CDS encoding aminopeptidase P family protein; protein product: MFTPDTYRARRNRLKKDVGSGLLLFLGNEEVGMNYTANIYPFRQDSTFLYFWAVDQPGLAALIDIDQDTETLFGDDQTVADVVWSGPLPTLADRCAPAGIAAHASSSALADRLSEAIRQGRKVHFLAPYRAEHTEKLSALLGLHGTMARAYRSEVFHKAIVAQRSYKTAEEVADLDAAVNVSKEMYAAAMRAARPGKYEYEVVAEIARVALAHGGRFSFPPICSVHGETLHNPFYRNQMQAGDVMILDSGAETSHYNASDITRTIPVGGTFTAQQKLVYEMVLRAQLAAIDAVKPGVRYLDVHLLAARSFATDLKAAGLMKGDVDEAVAAGAHAMFFPHGLGHMLGMDVHDMENLEERLVGYRPGLDRSTQFGLGYLRLAREVEPGFVLTVEPGLYFIPALIDQWKADGTHTAFINFAEVEKFRDARGYRIEDDVLVTEGGHRVLGQPIPKTVADVEAACRG
- the prfA gene encoding peptide chain release factor 1, which gives rise to MTPQVSEKLKSMEARYEELMRMVSDPAIQADQTTYRTHTKALVELQPVVEGYQLWRSLDRQLAENRELADSDDAEMVALAKEEIPGLEARIEALEGKLKLLLVPRDPNDDRNVVLELRAGTGGDEAALFAGDLYRMYSRYAERQGWKIDVHSMSENGIGGLKEVVASVEGRGVYGMLKHESGVHRVQRVPTTEASGRIHTSTATVAVLPEAEEVDVQIEAKDLRIDTFCSSGPGGQSVNTTYSAVRITHLPTGVVVSQQDEKSQIKNRQKAMKVLRSRLYEMELRKQQDAIAKERRGQVGTGERSEKIRTYNFKENRITDHRINFTMHQLQYALDGDLNELIEQMNAHVQAEKLKQATEEPGSMQ
- a CDS encoding MoaD/ThiS family protein, producing the protein MRVTVRLFARLRELAGAESLMVEVPTPATAATVWRALCVTAPALAPFERAVSCAINTNFSRMSQPVADGDDVAFLPPVSGG
- the thiD gene encoding bifunctional hydroxymethylpyrimidine kinase/phosphomethylpyrimidine kinase; translated protein: MRTALTIAGSDSGGGAGIQADLKTFAAFGVYGLSAITAITAQNTRGVTAVHALDPALVVAQIEAVWSDLAPAATKIGMLANTAIIEAVTDALTRLSLPLVVLDPVMVAKGGDHLLESSAVDALRTRLIPLATVLTPNVPEAEVLTGLTITSIADQREAAARLVGLGARVAIVKGGHMTGRAVDVWHDGSRVIELDAERIDTPHTHGTGCTFSSAVAACLALGADPEEAARRAKAYVTGAIRNAPGLGHGHGPLNHFWNLGQ